The following are encoded in a window of Psilocybe cubensis strain MGC-MH-2018 chromosome 4, whole genome shotgun sequence genomic DNA:
- a CDS encoding Transcription initiation factor IIF subunit alpha yields the protein MAPKASMALLFHPKKTPRKETQVASPKPGPSNLNKAKPVPKVEDDEDEGLKLPEAPFMEFKLLSSALNGWRYDIMKFDSRRPVDIHKWTPPVKLNRKDLRRDEGSANAPPEAVGPMLGADGKPVIGVDGKMVMVDAEGRPIHPSGAAGGSKDKGKAGGAKKRFQRKTRQVFFVPDEVRQLRREERYPWVLEDSSPTQNEVWTGQMDDATKAETHALFMPAANQNFKFVPTHRWYKFQKRLKHDLPTDLVNVESLYNQNQKRDPQQWLASRKGKAVSTATAAMFKAESGGGGGSGSQSLGPGGRKLKVVDSGMDHLFDDGEDGDGSQRRRKRELGEDGDLDEQVFEEDFADDDEKMEVDEDDEEAKELEERLKKEYKNANKTREAGVDESDDDEETGPTKQQKAMQKLIRKQEGNDAYDSEDEQNPYFSGEEEEEEEEEVVGTATAAIQEQQQQQQLESRSQTPKPTARPVVNGGTPAPGSRAASPTVSPGHGGHSVVAKRATSPKVPKPKANISRGNSPLGGQSPLGGSRATSPVADMSNDQKTGMKRKADESPEKPATNNPVNGGVPSKPKKRKPAPAVSPITVSPAELESMLLAWLKSTTNATTRDCIHHFTPYLTDREKKDEFSAMVRKHASLKGGILSLKRAGSSAPSPPAS from the exons ATGGCACCGAAGGCATCCATGGCTTTGCTCTTTCATCCAAAGAAAACACCAAGGAAGGAAACACAAGTAGCTTCTCCAAAGCCAGGACCCTCAAATTTAAACAAGGCAAAACCTGTGCCCAAAGTtgaggacgatgaagatgagggcCTCAAACTTCCCGAGGCGCCATTTATGGAATTTAAACTGTTGTCCTCAGCTCTCAATGGATGGAGATATGATATCATGAAATTTGATTCTCGTCGCCCCGTGGACATTCACAAATGGACTCCACCCGTCAAGTTGAATAGAAAAGACTTGCGGCGGGACGAAGGTAGCGCGAATGCTCCTCCTGAGGCAGTGGGACCTATGCTTGGTGCGGACGGAAAGCCTGTCATTGGAGTAGATGGAAAGATGGTTATGGTGGATGCTGAAGGGCGCCCTATCCATCCCTCAGGTGCTGCCGGTGGATCaaaagacaagggcaaagCTGGAGGAGCCAAGAAACGATTTCAAAGGAAGACTCGACAGGTGTTCTTTGTCCCAGATGAAGTCCGTCAGCTGAGGAGGGAGGAAAGATATCCATGGGTATTGGAGGATTCTTCTCCCACCCAGAACGAGGTGTGGACAGGTCAAATGGACGACGCCACTAAAGCAGAGACACACGCACTCTTTATGCCAGCGGCAAATCAGAACTTCAAGTTTGTTCCAACTCACCGATGGTACAAATTCCAAAAACGCCTCAAACACGATTTGCCTACCGACCTCGTAAATGTGGAATCATTG TACAATCAAAATCAGAAACGCGATCCTCAACAATGGCTAGCTTCGCGCAAGGGTAAAGCTGTATCTACCGCTACAGCTGCAATGTTCAAAGCTGAAAGcgggggtggaggagggTCAGGCAGCCAGAGTTTAGGTCCAGGAGGTCGCAAGCTCAAGGTGGTGGATAGTGGAATGGATCATCTCTTCGATGACGGTGAAGACGGTGACGGTAGTCAAAGACGCAGAAAAAGGGAACTAGGCGAAGATGGAGATTTAGATGAGCAAGTTTTTGAGGAGGACTTtgctgatgacgatgaaaagatggaagtcgacgaagacgatgaagaggctAAAGAATTAGAG GAACGGCTCAAGAAGGAATATAAGAACGCAAATAAAACACGCGAGGCAGGCGTGGACGAAtccgatgacgacgaagaaactgGCCCGACTAAACAACAGAAAGCCATGCAGAAGTTAATAAGAAAACAGGAAGGCAATGATGCCTATGACTCAGAAGATGAGCAGAACCCTTACTTCTCC ggcgaagaagaggaagaagaagaggaggaggtcgTCGGAACAGCCACCGCAGCCATAcaagaacaacaacaacaacaacagttgGAATCGAGGTCACAGACACCGAAGCCAACTGCTCGCCCTGTGGTTAATGGCGGTACACCTGCGCCGGGTTCTCGGGCAGCTTCTCCTACTGTTTCTCCAGGACATGGTGGACACTCTGTGGTTGCCAAGCGTGCGACAAGTCCCAAAGTACCGAAACCGAAGGCGAATATTAGTAGGGGAAATAGCCCTCTTGGAGGTCAATCACCACTTGGAGGCAGCAGGGCAACGAGCCCTGTTGCTGATATGTCCAATGACCAAAAGACGGGAATGAAACGAAAAGCCGATGAATCGCCAGAGAAACCTGCCACCAACAATCCAGTAAATGGCGGAGTGCCTAGTAAACCAAAAAAGCGCAAGCCCGCACCCGCTGTTTCTCCAATCACTGTTTCCCCGGCAGAGCTTGAATCAATGCTCCTTGCGTGGTTAAAGAGCACTACAAATGCAACTACTAGGGATTGCATTCATCATTTCACGCCTTACCTTACCGACAGGGAGAAAAAAGACGAATTTTCGGCCATGGTTCGAAAGCATGCCTCACTAAAGGGTGGTATATTGTCTTTAAAACGAGCAGGGTCATCAGCACCTTCACCGCCTGCTAGTTGA
- a CDS encoding [3-methyl-2-oxobutanoate dehydrogenase [lipoamide]] kinase, mitochondrial: MFKSGNGHLPIACGIKTIRRVIHHQPSALLFYQNRQLELYAAKEAKRLTLRQLVYFGRHMNEERLITSANYVRTELPIRIAHRLRDLQALPYVVVTQEGVAKVYELYWSAFEKLRNYPPVTSLEENDQFCKFVGTLLNEHAPVIPNLSLGLSLASPHLPPDELDSFMRRMLISRISRRVLAEHHIALSDTFSGRGRETNGEPHVGIIFTGLNVKRSVERCARLLKESPLWSMSSSGPRDSSQLPEVKIDGHSSTTFAYIREHLEYIVFELLKNSMLATYSKHQNESSIPPIHVTIAAGEHDVGIRISDQGGGLAFRDQLSKASDLFSFSHVRNSTRLEDSRIGALRTASENGLRATVDEQVGNWHKAHAKDPTASDTISHELLQPRIGIGLPMSNIYATYFGGTLDLVSLDGWGTDVYLRLPKLGTNLEGIEV, from the exons ATGTTCAAGTCTGGTAACGGACATCTACCTATCGCATGTGGAATCAAGACGATACGTCGGGTCATTCATCATCAGCCTTCCGCCCTGTTATTTTATCAGAATAGACAACTCGAGCTCTATGCAGCGAAGGAGGCGAAAAGGTTGACCTTGCGCCAGCTT GTCTATTTTGGTCGGCACATGAACGAAGAGCGACTAATAACG AGTGCCAACTATGTCAGGACCGAGCTTCCTATTCGAATTGCCCACAGGTTACGGGATCTCCAGGCTTTACCTTACGTTGTCGTGACTCAGGAAGGTGTAGCCAAAGTTTACGAG CTGTATTGGTCCGCTTTTGAGAA GCTTCGAAATTACCCCCCAGTCACATCTCTTGAAGAGAATGATCAATTTTGCAAATTTGTGGGGACTCTTTTAAATGAGCA TGCTCCTGTTATCCCAAATCTTTCACTCGGACTTTCACTCGCCTCCCCTCATCTACCACCTGATGAACTTGATTCTTTCATGCGCCGAATGCTTATATCCCGTATTTCACGTCGTGTCTTGGCTGAACATCATATAGCCCTCTCTGATACATTCTCCGGTCGCGGCCGCGAAACGAATGGAGAACCTCACGTCGGAATTATTTTCACGGGGCTGAATGTAAAGCGCAGTGTTGAAAGATGTGCTAGACTCCTTAAAGAAAGTCCACTCTGGTCCATGAGCTCTTCCGGCCCAAGAGATTCTTCTCAACTACCGGAGGTGAAGATTGATGGACACTCTTCAACGACATTTGCCTATATTCGTGAACACCTTGA ATATATTGTCTTCGAATTGTTGAAAAAT TCCATGCTGGCAACTTATTCTAAACATCAGAACGAATCTTCGATTCCGCCTATACACGTTACGATAGCCGCTGGCGAGCATGACGTTGGTATTCGAATAAGTGACCAAG GTGGAGGACTTGCATTTCGTGACCAGCTGTCGAAGGCTTCCGActtgttttccttttcacATGTAAGAAACTCAACAAGGCTAGAAGACTCTCGGATAGGTGCACTACGTACGGCCAGTGAAAATGGTTTGCGGGCCACTGTCGACGAGCAAGTTGGGAATTGGCATAAGGCACATGCAAAGGACCCTACGGCTTCTGATACGATTTCCCATGAACTTTTACAGCCTCGAATAGGGATAGGTTTGCCTATGAGCAACATATATGCAAC GTATTTTGGGGGTACCTTGGATCTAGTCTCTTTAGATGGATGGG GTACCGATGTCTATCTACGGCTGCCTAAACTA GGGACAAATTTAGAAGGAATTGAAGTCTGA
- a CDS encoding Serine/threonine-protein kinase produces the protein MSASNSNGQQSYAQKQSQPSVTSTTTPSSNGTSKPSDYVYFDRSTNGFSESAMTKAQSAQMKLEHYYKVAVDSAIERNTRRVELERRLQSENLMPEERKNRQLQQLGKKESTFLRMKRTKLGLDDFRTVKVIGKGAFGEVRLVQKADTGKIYAMKLLKKDEMLKKDQLAHVRAERDVLAESNSPWVVQLFYSFQDAAHLYLIMEFLPGGDLMTMLIKYDTFSEDVTRFYLAECVLAIEAVHNLGFIHRDIKPDNILIDKDGHIKLSDFGLSTGFHKQHDSSYYTRLLESGNNSPPTAAQASRNSVMVNSINLTMTNKDQIATWKANRRKLAYSTVGTPDYIAPEIFTQKGYGKECDWWSLGAIMFECLVGYPPFCSENTHETYQKIMQWQHYLALPDDVHLSREAEDLIRRLITWQDKRLTVEQIKKHHFFYGVDWDTIRRIDAPFVPHLRSITDTSYFPTDELDQVPENTTVDPNAASKDMAFLGYTFKRFAVS, from the exons ATGTCTGCTTCCAACTCCAACGGTCAGCAATCATATGCGCAAAAGCAATCACAACCCTCAGTGACCAGCACGACTACTCCCAGTAGCAATGGCACCAGTAAACCGTCTGACT ATGTGTATTTCGATAGAAGCACAAATGGTTTCTCGGAAAGTGCAATGACCAAAGCGCAAAGTGCGCAAATGAAGCTGGAACACTATTACAAAGTTGCGGTCGATTCTGCAATCGAACGGAATACAAG GCGCGTCGAGTTGGAACGGCGTTTGCAATCAGAGAATCTCATGCCGGAAGAACGCAAGAATCGCCAACTGCAACAACTTGGCAAAAAGGAATCAACATTCCTTCGCATGAAGCGGACGAAGCTTGGACTAGACGACTTTCGTACCGTCAAAGTCATTGGAAAGGGTGCCTTCGGAGAG GTCAGACTTGTTCAAAAGGCAGACACCGGGAAGATATATGCCATGAAGTTATTGAAGAAGGATGAGATGTTGAAGAAAGATCAG CTAGCTCATGTACGCGCAGAACGAGATGTTTTGGCAGAATCAAATTCACCATGGGTGGTCCAGCTGTTTTACTCGTTCCAAGATGCAGCACACCTTTATCTCATCATGGAGTTTCTCCCTGGTGGAGACCTGATGACGATGCTCATCAAGTACGATACATTCTCCGAAGATGTAACAAGATTCTATCTTGCGGAATGTGTGTTAGCAATTGAAGCCGTTCATAACCTCGGTTTTATTCATCG TGATATCAAGCCTGATAATATCTTGAT TGATAAAGATGGACACATTAAACTTAGTGATTTCGGTCTTTCTACTGGGTTTCATAAGCAGCATGATTCAAGCTATTACACACGCCTATTGGAATCAGGGAACAATTCTCCTCCAACTGCTGCCCAAGCATCGCGCAATAGTGTTATGGTTAACTCTATAAACTTGACCATGACTAACAAAGATCAAATTGCAACTTGGAAAGCCAACCGTCGGAAACTG GCTTATTCTACTGTTGGGACACCAGACTACATTGCCCCCGAGATTTTTACACAAAAAGGTTATGGGAAAGAATGTGACTGGTGGTCATTAGGCGCTATCATGTTCGAGTGTCTTGTGGGATACCCTCCCTTCTGCTCAGAAAACACGCATGAAACCTATCAGAAGATTATGCAATGGCAACACTATTTAGCCCTACCCGACGATGTACATTTGAGCCGAGAAGCTGAAGACCTCATACGACG GTTAATTACTTGGCAAGATAAAAGATTGACGGTGGAACAAATAAAAAAGCACCACTTCTTTTATGGTGTGGATTGGGATACTATTCGTCGCATTGATGCACCTTTTGTTCCACATCTACGCTCGATTACTGATACATCTTACTTCCCGACGGATGAATTGGATCAAGTACCGGAGAATACGACTGTGGATCCCAATGCAGCCAGCAAAGATATGGCATTCTTAGG CTATACTTTCAAGCGATTTGCTGTTTCGTAG